The proteins below come from a single Candidatus Methylomirabilota bacterium genomic window:
- a CDS encoding cyclic nucleotide-binding domain-containing protein, with product MKRRLLGAALAAAWLVLPSRAAGLTVQEAILRAKPAVALITARVDAEVTMNCGQGPVTVKPSPFVETGTGWLVDGRGWLITNAHVVDPVHRLPPWVAHELKKKAIDQACVEPALRAQGLMRGQRPDAEDRIRRELTDRAMAGLKFTPLPSLTVLLSNGTRLPAEVKKFSAPLLLDATGRPVPDSGRDLALLRVAAGVYPALAISTRDAQIGDPIHILGFPGVVLSHELLNQSVSMEASVTNGAVSGFKQDAIGQEVIQTDAPAAHGNSGGPAIGDEATLVGVMTFVSLSPAGGAIVQGFNFLIPARDVLKFLQGTAVKTPGESAFNPVWAAGLQAFFAERYSVAVARFQEANRLQPNLPDVKRALAEAEFKVKNPPPRPFPWAWATLGITLLSAGVYGGMGARRWWRNRFRVHPPQVIGFIEKGLNPLLVDVRTKTDYETSPLKLPSAVRLEPEDVEAGRIVLEADPKQLIVTYCTSPDEQTSARITLLLRQRGYTNVRILKGGLGGWANARLPVEAKSSLPSIGLEIYKNLTLGDVERRRFKAGEVIFKEGEDPHGEAYVVHGGTVEIRRLLDGQERVLNTLGEGELFGQMALFRRSPRSAAAVALSDVELLIIRNERLDWLIRNRPQLTMELLRQLSELVVSTDRERSERATRS from the coding sequence AACTGTGGCCAGGGGCCGGTCACGGTGAAACCCTCGCCCTTCGTCGAGACGGGCACCGGGTGGCTCGTGGACGGCCGCGGCTGGCTGATCACCAACGCGCACGTCGTCGATCCGGTGCACCGCCTGCCCCCCTGGGTGGCGCACGAGCTGAAGAAGAAGGCGATCGACCAGGCGTGCGTCGAGCCGGCGCTCCGCGCCCAGGGGCTCATGCGCGGCCAGCGGCCCGACGCCGAGGACCGCATCCGCCGCGAGCTGACGGACCGCGCCATGGCGGGGCTGAAGTTCACGCCGCTGCCGTCGCTCACGGTCCTGCTCTCGAACGGCACCCGGCTCCCCGCCGAGGTCAAGAAGTTCAGCGCGCCGCTGCTGCTCGACGCCACCGGCCGCCCGGTGCCGGACTCCGGCCGCGACCTCGCGCTGCTCCGCGTGGCTGCGGGCGTCTATCCGGCCCTCGCGATCTCCACGCGCGACGCCCAGATCGGCGACCCGATCCACATCCTCGGCTTCCCCGGGGTCGTCCTCTCCCACGAGCTGCTCAACCAGAGCGTCTCGATGGAAGCGTCGGTGACGAACGGCGCGGTCTCCGGCTTCAAGCAGGACGCGATCGGCCAGGAGGTGATCCAGACCGACGCGCCGGCCGCCCACGGCAACAGCGGCGGACCGGCGATCGGTGACGAGGCCACCCTGGTCGGCGTGATGACCTTCGTGTCGCTCTCCCCCGCCGGCGGGGCGATCGTCCAGGGCTTCAACTTCCTGATCCCCGCCCGGGACGTACTGAAGTTCCTGCAAGGGACCGCCGTCAAGACCCCCGGGGAGAGCGCCTTCAACCCCGTCTGGGCCGCGGGCCTCCAGGCCTTCTTCGCGGAGCGCTACTCCGTCGCCGTCGCGAGGTTCCAGGAGGCCAACCGCCTCCAGCCCAATCTCCCCGACGTCAAGCGCGCCCTGGCCGAGGCGGAGTTCAAGGTCAAGAACCCGCCGCCCCGGCCGTTTCCGTGGGCCTGGGCCACGCTGGGCATCACGCTGCTCAGCGCCGGCGTCTACGGAGGCATGGGCGCGCGCCGCTGGTGGCGCAACCGCTTCCGCGTGCACCCGCCACAAGTCATCGGGTTCATCGAGAAGGGGCTGAACCCGCTGCTGGTCGACGTCCGCACCAAGACCGACTACGAGACGAGCCCGCTGAAGCTCCCCAGCGCCGTCCGGCTGGAGCCGGAGGACGTCGAGGCGGGACGCATCGTGCTGGAGGCCGACCCCAAGCAGCTCATCGTCACCTACTGCACCAGCCCCGACGAGCAGACGAGCGCGCGGATCACCCTGCTGCTCCGCCAGCGCGGCTACACCAATGTGCGGATCCTCAAGGGTGGGCTGGGCGGCTGGGCCAACGCGCGCCTGCCCGTGGAGGCCAAGTCGTCGCTGCCCTCCATCGGCCTCGAGATCTACAAGAACCTCACCCTGGGCGACGTCGAGCGGCGACGGTTCAAGGCGGGCGAGGTCATCTTCAAGGAAGGCGAGGATCCTCACGGCGAGGCCTACGTCGTCCATGGCGGGACGGTCGAGATCCGCCGGCTCCTCGACGGGCAGGAGCGGGTGCTCAACACCCTGGGCGAAGGCGAGCTGTTCGGCCAGATGGCGCTCTTCCGCCGCTCGCCGCGCTCGGCGGCGGCCGTCGCCCTCAGCGACGTCGAGCTCCTCATCATCCGGAACGAGCGGCTGGACTGGCTGATCCGCAACCGGCCGCAGCTCACCATGGAGCTGTTGCGGCAGCTCAGCGAGCTGGTGGTCTCGACCGATCGCGAGCGGAGCGAGCGCGCCACCCGCTCCTAG